A single region of the Sulfurospirillum arsenophilum NBRC 109478 genome encodes:
- a CDS encoding methyl-accepting chemotaxis protein produces MKNATLGFRISLGFGFLIAIVLLIGLTGIVNMRTASSAAARLSQIYVPEVSIANDILQNVSAGRYNIQAFSDLDDEASLVKAKKNFAELQTNLQKAEELGKKYNLKKLLEQDKLAVKSLSDYMASVERSEKTLAKKKTLDATMVTNANVFLKSTGEYRQSQEDKLIKEIADKVSPSALKARYEKLNHLSEILDIATYSRVYGQRAQVVRDATVLDGAIQKFELLYKAIATLKLNSDDAMNLAQINGMEAAAKAYESSLKGFVSVMQETQDEQKVRARIGTDLNSAIDAIIEEGFSTIIEIANESSDTLDKASWIMIIGVIAGLIISILIAFFLIRSIVKVVVDSVKSLSEGTAQVVSASEQISSASVSLAEGASSQASSVEEVSATIEQATASNNQNADNSREANLLAQNSNDAARQGNQQVADLMVAMEKITDSSQKIAKIIKTIDEIAFQTNLLALNAAVEAARAGEHGLGFAVVAEEVKNLAERSAGAAKEITGIIEASIDQVKMGTEVANRTKASFAEILLGVKKTSDLIGEIAISAKEQAEGMNQIATAMGSVDQITQQNASASEETAAAAEELNAQALSMLESVAEIAALAGFDMGKESAKASAAKRVSSASLSMSPKRLGMAPKKSKPTFSSSASSKRSNEEVFPLDEDDLKEF; encoded by the coding sequence ATGAAAAACGCAACATTAGGGTTTAGAATTTCGTTAGGATTTGGGTTTTTAATAGCAATCGTTTTATTAATAGGGCTTACAGGGATCGTCAATATGCGTACGGCTTCTTCTGCAGCAGCTCGTTTATCACAGATTTATGTTCCTGAGGTGAGTATCGCCAATGACATTTTACAAAACGTGAGTGCTGGGCGTTATAACATTCAAGCTTTTTCTGACCTTGATGATGAAGCGTCTTTAGTGAAAGCAAAGAAAAATTTTGCAGAGTTACAAACCAATTTACAAAAAGCAGAAGAATTAGGTAAAAAATACAACCTCAAAAAACTTTTAGAACAAGATAAACTTGCTGTTAAATCACTGTCTGATTATATGGCATCTGTTGAGCGTAGTGAAAAAACACTTGCGAAAAAGAAAACGCTTGATGCTACAATGGTTACGAATGCAAATGTTTTTCTTAAGAGCACAGGGGAGTATCGTCAATCTCAAGAAGATAAGCTCATCAAAGAGATTGCTGATAAAGTATCACCATCTGCTTTAAAAGCACGTTATGAAAAACTGAATCATTTAAGTGAAATCCTCGATATTGCAACGTACTCTAGGGTCTATGGACAAAGAGCACAAGTCGTTAGAGATGCCACTGTTTTAGATGGTGCAATACAAAAATTTGAGTTACTTTATAAAGCTATTGCTACATTGAAATTGAATAGTGATGATGCGATGAATTTGGCACAAATCAATGGCATGGAAGCGGCTGCAAAAGCGTATGAGAGCTCATTAAAGGGCTTTGTGAGCGTTATGCAAGAGACTCAAGATGAGCAAAAAGTACGTGCAAGAATTGGTACAGATCTTAACAGTGCGATTGATGCGATTATTGAAGAAGGTTTTAGCACCATCATTGAAATTGCAAATGAGTCTAGCGATACGTTAGATAAAGCTTCTTGGATCATGATTATTGGCGTTATTGCAGGTTTGATTATTAGTATTCTCATCGCTTTCTTCTTAATTCGAAGTATTGTCAAAGTTGTTGTGGATTCTGTCAAATCACTCTCTGAAGGCACAGCGCAAGTGGTCAGTGCGAGTGAGCAGATCAGCTCAGCTTCCGTTTCGCTTGCTGAGGGTGCAAGTTCTCAAGCGAGCAGTGTAGAAGAGGTGAGTGCAACCATAGAGCAAGCAACGGCGAGTAATAATCAAAATGCCGACAATAGCCGTGAAGCCAACCTTTTAGCACAAAACTCCAACGATGCCGCCCGCCAAGGTAATCAACAAGTTGCAGACCTCATGGTGGCAATGGAGAAGATCACAGACTCTTCACAAAAAATTGCCAAAATCATTAAAACCATTGATGAGATCGCTTTTCAAACCAATCTTCTTGCCCTCAATGCTGCTGTTGAAGCAGCGCGCGCAGGCGAGCATGGTCTTGGTTTTGCTGTAGTCGCTGAAGAGGTGAAAAACCTTGCAGAACGTAGTGCGGGTGCTGCGAAAGAGATTACAGGTATTATTGAGGCGAGCATTGACCAAGTTAAAATGGGAACTGAGGTCGCAAATCGTACAAAAGCATCTTTTGCTGAAATCTTATTGGGCGTTAAAAAAACATCTGATCTTATCGGTGAGATTGCTATTTCTGCCAAAGAACAAGCAGAAGGTATGAATCAAATCGCTACAGCGATGGGTTCTGTGGATCAAATTACCCAACAAAATGCTTCCGCTTCAGAAGAGACAGCCGCAGCCGCAGAAGAGTTGAATGCACAAGCGCTTTCAATGCTTGAGAGTGTTGCTGAAATTGCGGCACTTGCAGGGTTTGATATGGGAAAAGAGAGTGCGAAAGCATCAGCTGCTAAACGTGTTTCAAGTGCAAGTTTAAGTATGTCTCCTAAACGTTTAGGCATGGCACCTAAAAAATCCAAACCAACGTTTTCATCATCCGCATCAAGCAAGCGAAGTAACGAAGAGGTGTTCCCTTTAGATGAAGATGATTTAAAAGAGTTTTAA
- a CDS encoding chemotaxis protein CheA, which yields MSREKLRLIFIEEANEIIEKMDVDILNYEESPHNKALLNEIFRGVHTLKGSANAFNFSHLGEFVHHFEDVLDYFRNSDAIPSSADVDLFLEGVNVIKETLFCEVEENSELPREYAPCLAKIQHILLHVNDVAEPEKSSSNDLSLEFGNDAFFQAPTLCKVDAFLNELHENERLYKIVLKLDDDIYLRGFDHFLFFKNLLHVGRILASCWSVPEHLDEEIFDVERNVIKEVSLYFASEKDAESIADVFAFLEEEEFSVEALKTQPREVVNVVDVPKDIVVEEKEEPRKSSVISKNFLKIDALKLDELFDSIGELVIAQNYLGENTKIKAIQDAEVTKTIENLSKITRLIQNRVMSLRMIPIRDTFDKMKRVVRDSSKKVNKPIHLILDGEETEIDKTMVEALSDPLVHIIRNAIDHGIEASPEDRLKAGKSEEGIVTLKAYHRGGNIIIEVRDDGRGINKAKVYQKALEKGIIDKDEELSESQIYGLIMQPGFSTADVVSDISGRGVGLDVVKTAIEAVRGKIDIHSEEGKGTTFCIVLPLTLAIIDGMIVRANEKIFIIPTLCITESFRPQQESVHSAGGKEEFVQLRSNLLPIVRLNRVLELDDNAPHPWESTLVCIENVRGKFALLVDELVGRQQVVIKTLGGFLTKTEGVSGGAVMGNGEIALILNVEELY from the coding sequence ATGAGTAGAGAAAAACTAAGACTGATTTTTATCGAAGAGGCCAATGAGATCATCGAGAAAATGGATGTCGATATCTTAAATTATGAGGAATCTCCTCATAATAAAGCGTTGCTCAATGAGATTTTTAGAGGTGTCCATACCCTTAAAGGTAGCGCTAACGCCTTTAATTTTTCACACCTTGGTGAGTTCGTTCACCATTTTGAAGATGTGCTCGATTACTTTAGGAACAGTGATGCTATACCTAGTAGTGCGGATGTAGACCTTTTTTTAGAAGGCGTGAATGTCATTAAAGAGACGCTTTTTTGCGAAGTGGAAGAGAATTCTGAACTGCCCCGTGAGTACGCACCGTGTCTCGCAAAAATCCAGCACATTCTTTTACATGTAAACGATGTTGCAGAGCCTGAAAAAAGCTCCAGCAATGATCTCTCTTTAGAGTTTGGGAATGATGCCTTTTTTCAAGCACCTACCCTATGCAAGGTCGATGCTTTTTTAAATGAACTTCATGAGAATGAACGCTTGTATAAAATTGTATTGAAACTTGATGATGATATTTATCTACGAGGGTTTGACCATTTTTTATTTTTCAAAAATCTTTTACATGTAGGAAGAATTTTAGCTTCATGTTGGAGTGTTCCTGAGCATTTGGATGAAGAAATATTTGACGTAGAGCGCAATGTCATCAAAGAGGTAAGTCTTTACTTTGCCAGTGAAAAAGATGCTGAGAGTATTGCCGATGTCTTTGCCTTTTTGGAAGAGGAAGAATTTTCAGTCGAAGCGCTCAAAACACAACCACGAGAAGTTGTAAACGTTGTTGATGTCCCCAAAGACATAGTGGTCGAAGAGAAAGAAGAGCCGAGAAAAAGTAGTGTGATTTCTAAAAATTTCCTCAAAATCGATGCGTTGAAACTTGATGAACTCTTTGATTCTATCGGTGAACTGGTGATCGCGCAGAATTACTTGGGCGAAAATACCAAGATCAAAGCGATCCAAGATGCTGAAGTGACCAAGACGATTGAGAATCTCTCTAAGATTACGCGTCTCATTCAAAACCGCGTAATGTCTTTGCGTATGATCCCGATTCGTGATACGTTCGATAAAATGAAACGCGTGGTGCGAGACTCCTCCAAAAAAGTGAATAAGCCGATTCATTTAATTTTGGATGGAGAAGAGACAGAAATCGATAAAACGATGGTTGAAGCACTCTCTGATCCGTTAGTGCATATTATTCGTAATGCGATCGATCATGGTATTGAAGCAAGCCCTGAAGATCGTCTTAAAGCGGGTAAAAGTGAAGAGGGCATTGTAACGCTTAAGGCGTATCACCGTGGTGGCAATATTATCATTGAAGTCAGAGACGATGGACGGGGTATCAACAAAGCTAAGGTGTATCAAAAAGCCCTTGAGAAAGGGATTATTGATAAAGATGAAGAGTTAAGTGAGTCTCAAATCTATGGGCTCATTATGCAACCTGGTTTTTCAACAGCTGATGTTGTGAGTGATATATCGGGGCGTGGTGTTGGACTTGATGTGGTAAAAACGGCGATTGAAGCGGTGCGCGGTAAAATCGACATTCATTCCGAAGAAGGCAAGGGCACAACGTTTTGCATTGTATTGCCTCTTACATTAGCGATTATCGATGGTATGATCGTACGGGCCAATGAGAAGATTTTTATTATTCCAACCCTTTGCATTACCGAGTCGTTTAGACCACAGCAAGAGAGTGTTCACAGCGCAGGCGGCAAAGAAGAATTTGTACAACTACGCTCCAATCTTTTACCAATTGTTCGCCTCAATCGTGTGTTAGAGCTGGACGATAATGCTCCTCACCCTTGGGAATCAACACTGGTATGCATTGAAAATGTCAGAGGTAAATTTGCACTTTTAGTGGATGAATTGGTTGGCAGGCAACAGGTGGTCATCAAGACGTTGGGTGGATTTTTAACCAAAACAGAAGGGGTCAGTGGCGGAGCTGTAATGGGCAATGGTGAAATTGCTCTGATTCTCAATGTTGAAGAGTTGTACTGA
- a CDS encoding CheR family methyltransferase translates to MEQLVLKRREFTLLQAFIYQHIGISLGDHKIYLVQARLAKRVKQLGLESFGEYYDHLVADTKGVELEYLSSLISTNVTSFFREQKQWEFLKAHLPSILERTGGKLRIWSAACSTGEEPYSLAMFLAEHIPNVTQCDIKILATDVSSKVLKIAMKGIYSQKACMSLKEGYLRKYFSPIMVENEVCYRINDMLKKQIIFREFNLVTGQYSLFAQKEFDIIFCRNVMIYFDKPTQNALIERFHTMLTKEGYLFIGSSEALTDMKKEFKSKSASIYQKG, encoded by the coding sequence ATGGAACAGCTCGTTTTAAAGCGTAGGGAGTTTACGCTTTTACAAGCCTTTATCTATCAACACATCGGTATCTCTTTGGGGGATCACAAGATCTATCTAGTCCAAGCAAGGCTTGCAAAACGTGTCAAGCAATTAGGGTTAGAGAGCTTTGGAGAGTATTATGACCATTTAGTCGCAGATACAAAAGGTGTAGAACTTGAGTATCTCTCTTCTTTGATCTCAACCAATGTAACTTCTTTTTTCAGAGAACAAAAACAGTGGGAGTTTTTAAAAGCCCATCTTCCCTCTATTTTAGAACGTACGGGTGGAAAGTTACGCATTTGGTCAGCGGCATGTTCAACGGGAGAAGAGCCTTACAGTCTTGCGATGTTTTTAGCCGAGCATATCCCCAATGTGACGCAGTGTGATATAAAGATTTTAGCAACCGATGTTTCGTCCAAAGTCCTTAAAATTGCAATGAAGGGCATTTACAGTCAAAAAGCATGTATGTCTTTAAAAGAGGGATATTTACGCAAATATTTTTCGCCAATTATGGTTGAAAATGAGGTATGCTACCGTATCAATGATATGCTAAAAAAGCAGATTATTTTTAGAGAATTCAACCTTGTGACGGGACAGTATAGTCTGTTTGCTCAAAAAGAATTTGACATTATCTTTTGTCGCAATGTCATGATTTACTTTGATAAACCAACCCAAAATGCTCTGATAGAGCGTTTTCATACGATGTTAACAAAAGAAGGATATCTGTTTATCGGAAGTTCTGAAGCCCTTACCGATATGAAAAAAGAGTTTAAATCAAAGAGTGCTTCAATCTATCAAAAGGGATAA
- a CDS encoding sensor histidine kinase codes for MSKNRNFDDVSDAVLLEEVKRRFDQKNSTLDEMAFLTKKLYVLNEKLKEHDSIKGEFLSLIKNVFNNPLSSLLNLSSMMRKNEDTPKTQTMKQLLDMELRKLDFQLNNIFTAAEIEAGEIANYWSEIDLRLIIEEVKESFAYLIEEKALSFDIDVALDRLIVSDAKKLHTIFSNLISNACEYSFPRTHVGIKAYIRDESLCISVSNVGDVISKEYKKEIFSRFKKVGVRESKARTSVDGLGLGLSIVSSLAESLDGEVEYSSTEEETKFSICLKLQDQDKAEALMSESANEFMFDDTQEMKEF; via the coding sequence ATGAGTAAAAATAGAAACTTTGATGATGTCAGTGATGCTGTTTTACTCGAAGAGGTAAAACGCAGGTTTGATCAGAAAAATAGCACCCTTGATGAGATGGCATTTTTAACCAAAAAGCTTTATGTTCTTAATGAAAAACTAAAAGAGCATGATTCGATTAAGGGTGAGTTCTTATCGTTGATTAAAAATGTTTTCAACAACCCCTTAAGTTCTCTTTTGAACCTCTCTTCGATGATGCGTAAAAATGAAGATACGCCTAAAACACAGACAATGAAGCAGCTTTTAGACATGGAATTGCGTAAGCTTGATTTTCAGCTGAATAACATTTTTACAGCCGCTGAAATTGAAGCGGGGGAGATTGCAAACTACTGGAGCGAGATCGATTTGCGCCTTATCATCGAAGAAGTCAAAGAGTCGTTTGCGTATCTTATTGAAGAAAAAGCATTGAGCTTTGATATCGATGTTGCCTTAGATCGTTTGATCGTGAGTGATGCAAAAAAACTCCACACTATTTTTTCCAACTTGATTTCCAATGCATGCGAGTACTCTTTCCCTCGCACACACGTAGGCATTAAGGCATATATTCGTGATGAATCATTATGTATTAGTGTGAGTAATGTTGGCGATGTAATTTCCAAAGAGTATAAAAAAGAGATTTTTAGCCGTTTCAAGAAAGTGGGTGTACGCGAAAGTAAAGCACGAACGTCTGTAGATGGCTTGGGTTTAGGGCTCAGTATCGTAAGCTCACTTGCAGAGTCTTTGGATGGTGAAGTTGAGTATAGCTCAACAGAAGAAGAGACTAAATTTAGCATTTGCCTCAAACTGCAAGATCAGGACAAAGCTGAAGCACTGATGAGCGAAAGTGCCAACGAATTTATGTTTGACGATACGCAAGAGATGAAAGAGTTTTGA
- a CDS encoding chemotaxis protein CheD, whose product MLPRKFIHVGEIFVGIKPTEIVTVLGSCVGVCLYDKVELIGGMNHYLLPLWNGNGLESPKYGNVAIPKLIENMENIGCLRRNMEAKIFGGANIHRANSEGQLIGQKNILIAKEVLREWGIPIRAEDTGGNNGRRIMMISDVNRIILKYVQNEIME is encoded by the coding sequence ATGTTGCCTCGTAAATTTATCCATGTTGGAGAGATTTTTGTTGGCATCAAACCTACCGAAATTGTCACAGTTCTTGGTTCCTGTGTGGGAGTTTGCCTGTATGACAAAGTAGAATTAATCGGCGGGATGAACCATTACTTGCTTCCTCTGTGGAATGGCAATGGGTTGGAAAGCCCAAAATATGGCAATGTTGCGATTCCTAAACTCATTGAAAATATGGAAAACATTGGATGTCTTAGACGCAATATGGAAGCTAAAATATTTGGAGGTGCGAATATTCATCGTGCTAATTCAGAAGGTCAGTTGATTGGACAAAAAAATATTTTAATTGCTAAAGAGGTGTTACGAGAGTGGGGAATTCCCATTAGGGCAGAAGATACGGGAGGCAATAATGGCAGACGTATTATGATGATTAGCGATGTGAATCGTATCATTTTAAAATACGTTCAAAATGAGATTATGGAATGA
- a CDS encoding protein-glutamate methylesterase/protein-glutamine glutaminase — protein MIRVLIVDDSATARHILREILESDPRMHVVGLAADAYIARDMIVELKPDVVCLDVEMPRMDGVTFLQKLMLHYPMPVVMVSSLTRSSAKITLDALESGAVDYVAKPHSHIYDGKDEIKEELIQKVANASLAKVQKKIPQSKSRPNFSSLAETTHKVIAIGASTGGTEALKVVLGGLPKNSPAVLVVQHMPQNFLESFALRLNQLCDIDVKIARNGEFLQMGTAYIAQGSKHMVLRRSGASYFIEIGLGQKVSGHCPSVDVLFNSVAKVAGSNAVGVILTGMGSDGAKGLMHMHESGAKTIAQSEESCVVFGMPKEAIRLGSVDTILPLAEITQMIVKMLS, from the coding sequence ATGATTCGCGTTTTAATAGTGGATGATAGTGCTACAGCTAGACACATCCTTCGCGAAATTCTAGAGAGTGACCCAAGGATGCACGTTGTGGGATTAGCCGCTGACGCATACATCGCTCGCGATATGATTGTAGAATTAAAGCCCGATGTGGTCTGCTTGGATGTAGAGATGCCACGGATGGATGGCGTCACTTTTTTACAGAAGCTGATGTTGCACTATCCAATGCCTGTGGTCATGGTCTCTTCTCTAACGCGTAGCAGTGCAAAGATAACGCTGGATGCTCTAGAATCTGGTGCGGTAGATTATGTGGCAAAGCCGCATTCGCATATTTATGATGGAAAAGATGAGATTAAAGAGGAGTTGATTCAAAAAGTGGCAAATGCTTCTTTGGCAAAGGTGCAAAAGAAGATTCCTCAGAGTAAAAGTAGACCCAATTTCTCAAGTCTTGCAGAGACAACCCATAAAGTGATTGCTATTGGTGCCAGTACCGGAGGCACGGAGGCTTTGAAGGTTGTGCTTGGAGGACTTCCAAAAAATTCTCCCGCAGTACTCGTCGTGCAACATATGCCGCAAAATTTTCTTGAATCTTTTGCGTTAAGACTCAATCAACTCTGTGATATAGATGTTAAAATAGCACGTAACGGTGAGTTTTTACAAATGGGTACAGCGTATATTGCCCAAGGCAGCAAACATATGGTTTTGCGCCGTTCTGGTGCGAGTTATTTTATAGAAATTGGATTAGGGCAAAAAGTCAGCGGGCATTGTCCCAGTGTGGATGTGCTTTTTAACTCTGTTGCGAAAGTAGCAGGAAGTAATGCTGTTGGAGTTATCCTCACAGGAATGGGCAGTGATGGAGCCAAAGGGTTAATGCACATGCATGAATCAGGTGCCAAAACCATCGCCCAATCCGAAGAGAGTTGTGTGGTGTTTGGAATGCCAAAAGAAGCCATACGATTAGGAAGTGTGGATACTATTTTGCCATTGGCTGAGATCACGCAAATGATCGTAAAGATGTTATCTTAA
- a CDS encoding PAS domain-containing sensor histidine kinase — translation MAEHYFYQPRSISVLLIGEMAYDATFVAAARMLCNRLHVSIVPYAIAKIMSEEKIDLIFGSLSCANESVYLPALQQVRFHYPMVQMILFLQTDNLLMLDEILALKCDRYLSMKSERWAALDHFRLSIKTLSDDIYLAERHYFQKLIDFAIVSQTDVNGNITYVNDNFIKVTGYSFEELMGQNHRIIKHPSTPIDVFEGMWGTITKGDVWRAHIINRNKDGSDFWAETIIIPFRDENSGKILQYLAIRHDITEFLQKERAANEIKRKAKEQEELAEAKDAFLILFTHELKTPLNAILNFAQYLYKHMPHIDEVPKAKRLYLLEQIYKSASSMLENVTNILDLGKLRHQKLHYNLTLFNVKESILDVIEKHASLALEHKRTMLFQSDGNDPFLTSDEYRFKQILSNIVSNAIKYGHTLVEIFLISDSEKIEIIVQDDGRGIRDKEEVFELYTQSSSGPSGIEKKGTGIGLHFVKLLCEGLNLEYKIEDSSTLGGAKFILTKRLKEQKNV, via the coding sequence ATGGCGGAGCACTATTTTTATCAACCACGTTCTATTTCTGTTCTTTTAATTGGCGAAATGGCCTATGATGCAACCTTTGTCGCTGCTGCTCGGATGTTGTGTAACCGTTTACATGTAAGCATTGTGCCTTATGCTATCGCCAAGATCATGTCAGAAGAAAAAATAGACCTTATTTTTGGATCACTCTCGTGTGCCAATGAAAGCGTTTACCTACCAGCACTACAGCAAGTTCGTTTCCATTACCCTATGGTACAAATGATTCTTTTTTTACAAACCGATAATCTTTTAATGCTGGATGAAATTTTAGCACTCAAGTGTGATCGCTACCTCAGTATGAAAAGTGAGCGATGGGCTGCGCTTGATCATTTTAGGTTGAGCATCAAAACGCTCAGCGATGATATTTATCTTGCAGAGCGACACTATTTTCAAAAATTGATTGATTTTGCGATAGTTTCTCAAACCGATGTGAATGGTAATATCACGTATGTTAATGATAATTTCATCAAGGTAACAGGCTATAGTTTTGAAGAGTTGATGGGGCAAAATCATCGTATTATCAAACATCCAAGTACTCCTATCGATGTGTTCGAAGGGATGTGGGGTACTATTACCAAAGGGGATGTCTGGAGAGCACACATTATCAATCGGAACAAAGATGGTAGCGATTTCTGGGCGGAGACGATTATTATTCCTTTTAGGGATGAAAACAGTGGAAAAATTCTTCAGTATCTTGCCATTCGTCATGATATCACTGAATTTTTACAAAAAGAACGTGCTGCCAATGAAATTAAGCGTAAAGCAAAAGAGCAAGAAGAGCTTGCTGAAGCTAAGGATGCTTTTTTAATTCTCTTTACGCATGAGCTCAAAACACCGCTTAATGCTATTTTGAATTTTGCGCAGTATCTTTACAAGCATATGCCACACATCGATGAAGTACCAAAAGCGAAGCGCCTTTACCTTTTGGAGCAGATTTACAAAAGTGCTTCTTCCATGTTGGAAAATGTTACCAATATTTTAGATTTGGGGAAGTTGCGCCATCAAAAACTGCATTATAATTTAACACTTTTTAATGTCAAAGAGAGCATTTTAGATGTCATTGAAAAGCATGCCTCTTTGGCCTTAGAACATAAACGTACGATGCTGTTTCAAAGCGATGGGAACGACCCATTCCTCACGAGTGATGAATATCGTTTTAAGCAAATTCTCTCTAATATTGTCTCCAATGCGATCAAATATGGTCACACTCTTGTCGAGATTTTTCTAATCTCGGATAGTGAAAAGATTGAAATTATTGTGCAAGATGACGGTCGCGGAATCAGAGATAAAGAAGAAGTATTCGAGCTGTATACCCAAAGCTCGTCAGGTCCTAGTGGCATTGAAAAGAAAGGTACAGGCATTGGGCTTCATTTTGTAAAATTACTCTGTGAAGGGCTAAATTTAGAGTATAAGATTGAAGATTCATCGACTCTTGGTGGGGCAAAATTTATTTTAACGAAACGATTAAAGGAGCAAAAAAATGTATAA
- a CDS encoding response regulator transcription factor — translation MYKVLIVDDNDNNRLTLNLLLEEVDDIEIYEAEDGQVAVEMCVKNHFDLIFMDIMMPNLDGFEATKYIKQVNKKSMIIALSALDDDASKHKMLSLGAEDYLTKPLNSDHFLQRIRQYLRIISLRNQQIHKFPKALNPFNAHVFHRSIMFRIEDEEALAQYWDYWLNGEKNIINLSDCVRLIYGFSLWLLKHEYECSIVVEESEEKLYMMLLHVKPLRSNIVKNILLKHFANAKYILSNDMLTFQLDKEIKHDNGSVEVSDEAKKILSKTHDNVLSAVDYINATAISFLSKIDGLEMINDETDKAILVFEKEPTKRNLIVIYENFQEYATILEELMDFEHLGFAVQTLINFLGTLTEEQFDPEKSKRLSAMLLNLLHDLASWRENVFITQVARDIHYLDSSLLSSCIQIEAIFEEKNLDVNHDDDIEFF, via the coding sequence ATGTATAAAGTATTGATTGTTGATGATAATGACAACAACAGGCTCACACTCAACCTTTTACTCGAAGAGGTTGACGATATCGAAATTTATGAGGCTGAAGACGGGCAAGTTGCAGTAGAAATGTGTGTTAAAAACCATTTTGATCTGATTTTTATGGATATTATGATGCCAAACCTTGATGGGTTTGAGGCAACCAAATATATTAAACAAGTCAATAAAAAGAGCATGATTATTGCATTAAGTGCCCTAGATGATGATGCTTCAAAGCACAAAATGCTCTCCTTAGGCGCGGAAGATTATCTGACAAAACCTTTGAACTCTGATCACTTTTTACAACGTATTAGACAGTATTTGCGCATTATTTCATTGCGTAATCAACAGATTCATAAATTTCCTAAAGCACTTAATCCGTTTAATGCCCATGTTTTTCATCGAAGCATCATGTTTCGTATTGAAGATGAAGAAGCCTTGGCACAATATTGGGACTATTGGCTTAATGGCGAGAAAAATATTATCAATCTGAGTGACTGCGTACGCCTTATCTATGGGTTTAGTTTATGGCTTTTAAAACATGAGTATGAGTGTAGCATTGTGGTGGAAGAGAGTGAAGAAAAACTTTATATGATGCTTTTACATGTAAAGCCACTTCGCAGCAATATTGTCAAAAATATCTTACTCAAACATTTTGCGAATGCAAAGTATATTCTCTCCAACGATATGCTGACTTTCCAACTTGATAAAGAGATTAAACATGATAATGGCAGTGTGGAAGTAAGTGATGAAGCAAAGAAAATTCTCTCAAAAACACATGACAATGTTCTGAGCGCCGTGGATTACATTAACGCTACAGCTATCTCTTTCCTTTCTAAAATTGATGGTCTTGAGATGATTAATGATGAAACCGATAAAGCGATCTTAGTCTTTGAAAAAGAGCCAACAAAACGTAATCTTATAGTGATTTATGAAAATTTCCAAGAGTATGCGACCATTTTAGAAGAGTTAATGGATTTTGAACATTTAGGCTTTGCTGTTCAAACACTGATTAATTTCTTAGGTACACTTACTGAAGAGCAGTTTGATCCTGAAAAATCCAAACGCCTCTCCGCAATGTTGCTCAACCTTTTACATGATCTTGCATCTTGGAGGGAAAATGTCTTTATTACCCAAGTGGCTCGGGATATACACTACCTCGACTCGTCGCTTTTAAGCTCGTGCATTCAAATAGAAGCTATTTTTGAAGAGAAGAATTTGGATGTTAACCATGACGATGATATAGAGTTCTTTTGA